GTTCAGCAACCCAAGGAGACGGAAGGGAGGGGGCTTAACTCACCATATTTCCTAGACACTCATCACTCACCCAACAAATTTATTCATATACCACCTCTGCTCCGGGATCTGCCTGGGAATCTGATTTGTCCGTACAGGATTGTCATATGGCTGTTTGCGAAATCCAAAGTAGTAACCCAGGTAGACCAAGGGCAAGGAGATCCCAAACCACATGCAGAGCAAGGCCACCATGGTAGGGAAAGGCACCTGGAATCACACCGAGAGTCACAAAAGTGAGGCAGACAGCTCACCTGCCCCGGAGACTGAAGTCACCGGCCAGACCAACCCTCCAGTCAACCACTGCATTGACACCCAGATTTAGAAAGATACGGTGAAACTAAGCAAGCCCCTGACAGCCCAGCCACCCTCCTCCCGTCCAGCAGGCTCCAGGGTGAAGGTGGTACCTACCGCTCCAGAGGAGTGTTTCCCCCAGATGAAACAGTTCAGGACAAAGCAGATACCGAAGACGACACCCGGATACAGGGTAGCTGTCTGCAAGAGCAACCACAGGTTAAGAGAAAACATGTGAAGAATCAGCCAGATGTTTCCCTTTAATGACCCCCTTGCTGGGACAAGGCACACGTGGATGAAGCAACCCTTTTGCTGCAGCACTAGTACACAGCAGATGGGCTGTGGGGAGGATCTCAGACAATCCTCTTGCTTTACTGTAGTACGTGCTGTTCGCCCTTTCATGTAAAGCTACGAGGACTCAGTCCACACCAAACCTCTGCAGTACATCAGGGCTCTGTCCAGCTACCCACAAATACACGTGGAGTTTATCCACATATCTTGCCATCAGCAAACCTGGATCAACAGCACAGAACACCACAAGACTCACACAAAAGGCTCCCTTCTTCCATCGATGTCCTTTCAGAGTCCTGTACAAGCGGCCAGCAAAAAATCCGCCAAAGACCCTGGCCAGAAACAAGCcaagacaaagaaaattagttttcattGCTGGcgagagggagaggaggggcgGGCAGGACAGCACTGCAGTGGAGACACCTACCCCATGAACATGAAGAGAAAGCAGGCGGTAGTCATCAACGCACCCCGGCTGGAAGGCGACAGCATCCCCAGCATAGCAACAACTGCggagggaaaaaaggacaaagacCAGCAGCTCTGACGTACGTGTGCTAGCCAGCATCTGGAGAACAGGGGCCCGTCCCACGTGCAGACCACAGCTGCCTGGAATCTCTGCCTTCTGCACAAACCTCACTTCCTTCAAAGCATAATGCACCCACAGCCTCCAGCGCTGGCCAGAGAGAGGAAGCCACAGCTTTGATCTCAAGCTACAGACCATGCTTtagcctcagtttccccagagATCTGAGCAGGTGCAGCTCAGAACGCAAGGCACACATGTGCAAAAGTCCCTCTATCACCCAGGGCTCGTATCTTGATAACAGGCGATATGAACACGAAAAGATGCCTTCAGCTGGGAAATGCTATCTAGCAACTCAGGAATGCTGAGCACAGGCCTACAGCCTCGATCAGCCCCGCAATAGAAAGCAGCCTCATGCGACTCCACTCAAGCTAAGGTGAGCATAggttgaagtcaatgggagctACAAATGCCCTTGAGCATCGTTCCTCTTCTCGTTACAGCCACACCATGCAACATGTGCCACTCACAGATGACGATCAGGATCATACAGAAGAGCTGAATTCCAGAACCCAGGAGAGAGCTGAGGATCATAGGATACTGCGGAGGCCTGAAGACATCTCCATGCACAAGTTTCCAACCAGATTCCTCCATAGTATCTTCCTGTAGcaacaagaggaaaagaaggtatTTAGATATGGTCTAACGGTGGAAATGAAGGTCCTACCACAGCCAGCCTAAGAGGTTAATTTCCCTGCATCCAGTTCTTCTCCAGAATTTTATCACTCTAGTTAAACTTCTTTCCTCTTGGACTTAAAACTGTTCAGACCTGAACTGCCAGTGCCAGGGCACACATTTACGGAACTGTCTGCAGTCATTACTTAGGTCTGAAGGCATCTGAACCGGTAATCTGCCGTTGTGCACAGAGAGCCAAAGGTGTCGTGACAGCATGTGACAGAACTGCCCCTCCCATCTTCAGGGCTCGCAGAAAAACAGGGGCAAGGAAAGAGACAATACATCCAAGTCTTCAGACTAGATCCCTCCTCATCTgtgcttccctccctctctgaTCCCAGCCCCAAGAACAAACACATACGATGTCATCTTCCTTGTTGTAGTTGGCAATGTCCTTCCGGAGAGTCCGGATGATGATCATGCTGAGAATAcctgaaaacaagcagaaacTGAGTTTACCTCAGAGGCTCCTACATGGCTGCGCTGCTCTCACGCTGTGCAACTACATGGCTCCCACCAATACACAGTTCTGGCTAGGAGAGGAAGCCTTGAATCATTAGCCATCCCCCCGCAGCCTTcagcaaagacagaaacaaaaccccagGGAGTAGGGAAGGCAGTATTCCAGCAGGAATAGGGCACTGTGGCTTTcctgtgggtttggttttttttttccttaaatatggACATGCAAGATGTGCATTAACCGCATTCTACTCCCTCAGCCACCCCAGTCAGAGAGCAGAAGTGGGTGACTGCCTGACCCCGCGGGGCGCTGCCCGAACTGGGAGGTTTTATGTGCTAATGTTCGTTTCCTGCCCCTTCTGATCAGGTTCAGACACGGCCACATTCTCCTTGAGCCACCGACAGCTGAGGCTTAAAGAAAGTTCCCTGCAGATTAATTGTGAAGCCTTCTTCACCCCACACATCTCACTCACACtcacctgaaaggaaaaagacgACCACAACCGAGTTAATGATAGAAAACCAATGAATCTGCACGTCACTCATGGTCAGGTAGGTGTCCCAGCGGGAAGCCCATTTAATGTCACTTTCCTGAAAGAACAGGAAAGTTCTTCTCATACCAGCACATTCCCAATGCCTTTTACAACAGACACTTGGAGCACCAACTGCCAGCCAGGAGCAGTGAGCTGCCAGCCAGCTTCCCATTACTCCCTCACCTCCCAGTGCACAGAGTAGGTGAAGAGCAACTGGTTCTCTTTAGAAGGATCTATTTCCTGAGGGGCAGAGCCTGTAGCTTCGGGCAGGGTGCACATACTCTTCTCATCAGCCTTCAAATCTGTAAGGGAAAACACGGCACATGCTAGGTCAGCCCTTCCCTTGAGGCGCCACCTCTCCCACTGATCATCCTGGCCCCAGGTACCCTTAGGGCACCGGGCTGCAATTACTCCAAATACTGCAGGGGAAGCACTCATTCCTTTCTCACCTGTTTTGCAGTTTGCAAAACTATTCTTCTGATCAGAAGTGGAGCACCATTAACAAACTTTAAGGAAAGCTATGCACAGGGCCTTCCTTAACTGGAAGGATAAAAGCCAGAGGCTCTGAAGCCAAGGATCTAGATGATGAACAAATCTCCTATTCCACATGATATACTGAGAAACAAGACCTCTCCAACagagcctgctgctgccagaggagaGTTGCACGGGATGATACACATGATGAGTGAGCAACTTCCCTTCAAGACACCTGTTTCATGTTGGGCTCACCGAGGTAGGAGTGTTTTCCCCCTAaccattatttttaacattcaaTCCCTCTAGAACCGTTCCAGACATTCTGGGGGTCTCTGAACTAGCACATAGCGTCCCAGCGGGAGAGATCTGGGCCACAAGAAGAGCTAGAGGCCATGCATACTTCATGCTAGATGACACagtgcaaaaaaccccaacccccaaACTCCAATCTTTTCAtatgaattaattttccatgGGTTGCATTGCAAGCGGATCTCTCTATTTTTGGTACTTCCTTAATAACAAAGGGGTTTACTGTTCTTCTAATTCAGACTCCCTCATCTCTGTGCCCAGAGACCGTAACAGAAGCAACAACTGGCACCCTGATACATCAGTGGCGTTCAACTCTTGGCCCTGCAAGAGATTCTTCTCCCTTGCTCCCTCCCCTGAGTCTCTCACCTTCTAGTTTAATACTTTGGGGAATCACTTCAAAGCGCACAACCCTGTAGGTGGGCTCCTGGTTCTCTTCCACATCCTCTCTGTGGTAGTAAAGGATGAAGGAGAGGTGGTTGTGCAGGTAGAACTAAAACAGATtgacattaaataaaatgttagcaCCCCAAGGGAGGAACAGACCAAGTTTAGAAGCAAcacctgcagaaagcagcttcGGTGCAGAAAACTAAAGACTCCAACTGTTCCCAGATGCCTTGTGCTACAGAGCAAGATCAGGCTAACACATTCCAAGCCTAAAAGAACAAGAGGAGAGATGTTGAAAAGCTAACACCTCAACCATTCCAAGCATCAGGGACAATGTTTCGGTCTATTTCTGGCCTGGAAAATATCATTCTCTCTCACATTTCAACCATCCATTCAGTGACAGCAGAATCACCAAATTTAGGTTTGAAAGACCTCAGTGGCTACAAGCCCGagtttcctgcctgctgcttctACCAGGCAGACGTACGTTACCCAGACCCCGTGGGGGCCCACAGCTGTCCTAAGCTTGTGCTGTCAGAAGGCTCTTACATCACCTGTTACATGAGCAAAGTACAGCGACTCCACGCTGGCACAGCAGTTCATCCGTAAGAACTTAGGCTCAAGCGATCAGAGCTGCGTGTGCAACTGAACACTTGAGTGTGATAAAGAGATGCGGCTGTTAAGTCAAACAGCTAATCTTTCGGCATGCAGTCATGGAAAATATCTCCAGGAATACACATGCTAAGTTTCCATTTGCAAACTTAAGCAGCTTTTCCTCCAATAAacacttgactttttttttttaaatacaagaagCTCCAAGTTCATCAAAGATTAGCTGGCCTTTGGGGTACGCTGCCTTTGTTCTGCTGAGGGGAAACCACTGCATGAGGTTGTCCATTATACGGCAAGTCAAAGCTAGGACTCCTGGCTATCATACCAGTAGTCCAACACCCACCCCCTTCTTCCAATAAGAGACCTCTCTCTCATATTTCCACTCTTCATAAAACCTTCTGGTTGCATTCCCAATTCTGATACTCTCTGGTAGGCTTCTAACCCCCTCTGACAGACACCCAGATCTCCTCCGGGCACCCCACAGACAGCATCTGGGTTCTCTACCTTGTTACCGTCCATAAACCCAAGCCTGTATCCATGCTCGAACTGCAcatcc
The sequence above is a segment of the Gavia stellata isolate bGavSte3 chromosome 20, bGavSte3.hap2, whole genome shotgun sequence genome. Coding sequences within it:
- the TM9SF4 gene encoding transmembrane 9 superfamily member 4 isoform X1 is translated as MAISPAANRAPLPLTSAPTRGSKMAASAAMERLRYMLVLLLLLHSTDSFYVPGVAPINFHRNDPVEIKAVKLTSSRTQLPYEYYSLPFCHPTKITYKAENLGEVLRGDRIVNTPFQVSMNVEKKCEVLCNFPNKPVILTVEQSKLIAERIREDYYVHLIADNLPVATRLEFYSNREEEEKKKEKDVQFEHGYRLGFMDGNKFYLHNHLSFILYYHREDVEENQEPTYRVVRFEVIPQSIKLEDLKADEKSMCTLPEATGSAPQEIDPSKENQLLFTYSVHWEESDIKWASRWDTYLTMSDVQIHWFSIINSVVVVFFLSGILSMIIIRTLRKDIANYNKEDDIEDTMEESGWKLVHGDVFRPPQYPMILSSLLGSGIQLFCMILIVIFVAMLGMLSPSSRGALMTTACFLFMFMGVFGGFFAGRLYRTLKGHRWKKGAFCTATLYPGVVFGICFVLNCFIWGKHSSGAVPFPTMVALLCMWFGISLPLVYLGYYFGFRKQPYDNPVRTNQIPRQIPEQRWYMNKFVGILMAGILPFGAMFIELFFIFSAIWENQFYYLFGFLFLVFIILVVSCSQISIVMVYFQLCAEDYRWWWRTFLVSGGSAFYVLIYAIFYFVNKLDIVEFIPSLLYFGYTALMVLSFWLLTGTIGFYAAYMFVRKIYAAVKID
- the TM9SF4 gene encoding transmembrane 9 superfamily member 4 isoform X2, with protein sequence MAISPAANRAPLPLTSAPTRGSKMAASAAMVERLRYMLVLLLLLHSTDSFYVPGVAPINFHRNDPVEIKAVKLTSSRTQLPYEYYSLPFCHPTKITYKAENLGEVLRGDRIVNTPFQVSMNVEKKCEVLCNFPNKPVILTVEQSKLIAERIREDYYVHLIADNLPVATRLEFYSNREEEEKKKEKDVQFEHGYRLGFMDGNKFYLHNHLSFILYYHREDVEENQEPTYRVVRFEVIPQSIKLEDLKADEKSMCTLPEATGSAPQEIDPSKENQLLFTYSVHWEESDIKWASRWDTYLTMSDVQIHWFSIINSVVVVFFLSGILSMIIIRTLRKDIANYNKEDDIEDTMEESGWKLVHGDVFRPPQYPMILSSLLGSGIQLFCMILIVIFVAMLGMLSPSSRGALMTTACFLFMFMGVFGGFFAGRLYRTLKGHRWKKGAFCTATLYPGVVFGICFVLNCFIWGKHSSGAVPFPTMVALLCMWFGISLPLVYLGYYFGFRKQPYDNPVRTNQIPRQIPEQRWYMNKFVGILMAGILPFGAMFIELFFIFSAIWENQFYYLFGFLFLVFIILVVSCSQISIVMVYFQLCAEDYRWWWRTFLVSGGSAFYVLIYAIFYFVNKLDIVEFIPSLLYFGYTALMVLSFWLLTGTIGFYAAYMFVRKIYAAVKID